The proteins below come from a single Ictalurus punctatus breed USDA103 chromosome 29, Coco_2.0, whole genome shotgun sequence genomic window:
- the chrna9a gene encoding neuronal acetylcholine receptor subunit alpha-9, translating to MHLHVVLSAQGRYAQKLLNTLMENYTKALRPVEDTDKALNVTLQITLSQIKDMQDERNQVLTTYLWVRQVWHDAYLRWDKDEYDGLEVIRIPSNLVWRPDIVLYNNADEEDSSGPPDTNVVLRYTGELTWDAPAITKSTCVVDVSYFPFDSQQCNLTFGSWTYNGNQVDINMGGMEGGDLSDFVENVEWECHGMPAVRNVIMYGCCSDPYPDITYTVLLKRRSSFYIYNLLLPCFLISFLAPLGFYLPADSGEKVSLGVTVLLALTVFQMMVAESMPPSESVPLIGKYYIATMTMITASTSLTIFIMNIHFCGAEAKPVPNWAKVLIIDYMAKIFFVYEVGENCTTPQSERGPPFVEDPLASLENYDYFSTGFYSNHLHDGPVNQYNRYNNCGRDCHYARNHQSNGYHFNALHMAPIPPQFSSRQKIHQPNYIHHIGRDGNAVNLKEGKLRQSDLSIPEKLNGYTYEHSTSEYTKPYTMEDYSKKTSTEECTCMCAQHQKVVQNIEYIANCFREQRSNQAKGAEWKKVAKVMDRFFMWVFFIMVFLMSILIMAKAS from the exons TGGTGCTATCTGCCCAGGGCCGCTACGCTCAGAAGCTGCTGAACACGCTGATGGAGAATTATACTAAAGCTCTGAGGCCTGTGGAAGACACGGACAAGGCTCTCAATGTTACATTGCAGATTACACTCTCGCAGATCAAAGATATG CAA GATGAGAGAAATCAGGTGCTGACCACATACTTATGGGTGCGGCAGGTCTGGCATGATGCGTACTTACGCTGGGATAAAGATGAGTATGATGGCCTGGAGGTCATCCGCATCCCTAGCAACCTGGTCTGGAGACCTGACATTGTCCTTTACAACAA CGCCGATGAAGAAGACTCATCAGGCCCTCCTGACACTAATGTAGTGTTACGGTACACGGGTGAGCTCACATGGGATGCTCCTGCAATCACAAAGAGCACATGTGTGGTGGATGTCTCCTACTTCCCCTTCGACAGCCAGCAGTGCAACCTTACTTTTGGCTCCTGGACCTACAACGGCAACCAG GTGGACATCAACATGGGTGGAATGGAGGGTGGTGACCTCTCAGACTTTGTGGAGAATGTAGAATGGGAATGTCATGGCATGCCAGCGGTCAGGAATGTAATCATGTATGGCTGCTGCTCAGACCCATACCCAGACATCACctacacagtgctgctgaaacGCCGCTCCTCATTCTATATCTACAACCTGCTCCTGCCCTGCTTTCTGATCTCCTTCCTGGCTCCACTTGGCTTCTATCTCCCAGCTGACTCTGGAGAGAAGGTCTCACTTGGAGTCACAGTGCTTCTAGCCCTTACTGTCTTCCAGATGATGGTGGCTGAAAGCATGCCACCATCTGAGAGTGTGCCACTCATTG GTAAGTACTACATAGCAACGATGACAATGATTACAGCCTCCACCTCATTGACAATCTTCATCATGAACATTCACTTTTGTGGTGCCGAAGCCAAACCGGTGCCCAACTGGGCCAAAGTCCTAATTATTGACTACATGGCGAAGATTTTCTTTGTGTATGAAGTAGGAGAGAACTGCACTACTCCTCAAAGTGAACGTGGCCCACCGTTTGTAGAGGACCCACTGGCTAGTCTTGAAAATTATGACTATTTCTCCACCGGTTTTTACAGCAATCATCTACATGATGGGCCTGTTAATCAGTATAACAGGTATAATAACTGTGGCAGAGATTGTCACTATGCCAGAAATCACCAGTCAAATGGCTACCATTTCAACGCCCTGCATATGGCACCTATACCACCACAGTTCTCATCGAGACAGAAAATACACCAGCCGAATTACATACACCACATTGGGCGAGATGGTAACGCGGTTAACCTGAAGGAAGGGAAACTGAGGCAAAGTGATCTCTCTATTCCTGAAAAACTCAATGGGTACACGTATGAGCATAGCACCAGCGAGTACACCAAACCATACACGATGGAAGACTACAGTAAAAAGACAAGCACAGAAGAGTGCACATGTATGTGTGCTCAGCACCAAAAAGTGGTGCAGAACATTGAGTACATCGCCAATTGCTTTCGGGAACAAAGGTCAAACCAGGCCAAAGGAGCAGAGTGGAAGAAGGTTGCTAAGGTAATGGACAGGTTTTTCATGTGGGTGTTCTTCATCATGGTCTTTCTCATGAGCATCCTCATCATGGCCAAGGCATCCTGA